AAATCAAGGAGCTTTTGGCTGACCATCCACAGGAGCTCAAGAAATTATTGGAATAATACGAAAAAATGTAATAATGAAAGAACTGACCCCAATATTTTAACTGACCCCAATATTTTAACTAAAGATTTGACATTATCTCCAAATAATAGTTTTAATTATTTAAAACACATGATGATTGACTGCCAAGAATCCTCGAGGAGAAGAAAGAAATAAGTGAAAAGATATTTAAACAAAACGTTACACTCGATAAATTCGAGGCAGAAAAGAAAACCAAAATAAAATGATCCCGCCTGATATTTTAGTAATATACAGTCTTATTATTCTCCTTTTATTCTCAATAGCGCTTTTTATTTTCATTGTTTTAAGAAGAATTATTCTTCGACATCTCGAAATAAGGTTTAAAAAGCGTTATGAAGAAATCGAAAAAGATATTCTAAAAGCGATATCGTCTTTAAAACCAGAATATTCTGTCAAAGTCGCACATAAATATAAATCTTACCCTGATGTTCTGGGTAAGGTCATAACTGATTATGTAGAAATTATTAAAGGACAAGGAACCGAGCAGCTCAATATAATTTTCAATCATGGCCTGAAAGAAAAATGTATAAAAGATATCTACTCAAGAAGGGTCCTAAAACGCTTGAGAGCGACACGCCTTCTTGTATATTTTGCTGGTCCTTCAGAAAATGCCCACATTCTCAAACTTCTTAACGACAAACCAATCGTTAGATTAACTGCTATAAATGCTCTGTCCCGCGCACCAACCACAGATGCTTTGTCCTCTATATTTCAAACTTTTGAAAATGATCCAGATCCAAACTTAAATACGTACCTTAATATTATGTCTGGCTTGGGAGAAAAAGCAGAATATTTCATAAAGGATTGTCTAAAAAAACATCTTTCTATAGAAAAATTAGGGATGTTGATTGAACTGATTGGAACCATCCCTCTTAAATCCCTTTACAAAGATATAATAGCTTTCTCAG
Above is a window of Caldisericota bacterium DNA encoding:
- a CDS encoding HEAT repeat domain-containing protein, whose amino-acid sequence is MIPPDILVIYSLIILLLFSIALFIFIVLRRIILRHLEIRFKKRYEEIEKDILKAISSLKPEYSVKVAHKYKSYPDVLGKVITDYVEIIKGQGTEQLNIIFNHGLKEKCIKDIYSRRVLKRLRATRLLVYFAGPSENAHILKLLNDKPIVRLTAINALSRAPTTDALSSIFQTFENDPDPNLNTYLNIMSGLGEKAEYFIKDCLKKHLSIEKLGMLIELIGTIPLKSLYKDIIAFSDHPDKEIRIRVAKALGNLLIPDSVDILLRLSSDSEWEVKAQAIKSLGNLRSPAALDTLTNGLFSPFWHVRFNSGYGLANMGPQGIRRLKQVSKQKKDRYASEMATMVLNDIIYTEET